The Deinococcus deserti VCD115 region CGGACCCTGCGCGCCACGTTCGGCCATGGACTGCCTTTTGTGTATGCCACCAAGTCCGGCGGTGACGCGCAGATCACTTTTGTCGCAACGCCCACGGTCTGGGCCAATCAGGGCAATGTTCTGGGGATAACCATCAACGGCCGGCATTACGGCATTTTTGCGCCGGCTGGAGCAGCCTGGTCGGTGAACAATACTGTGGCCACGTCCAGCCTGGCCGGCAAGGATTACTACTCGGTCGCAGTTCTTCCAGATGCGTCAACGACGACGCTGAACGATTTCAGGACCTATGCCTACAACTTTGTGACGGGCAGTCAGGTGGGCTGGACCTACAACCCAGGCACGGCCACCCTGACGACCACCTTCAACGTCAGCACGGCGGCCAAAGAGGGCAATGCGACAGGAACCCTGATGGCGTTGTACCGCCACCAGTGGATGAATTCCAGCAGCGTGAACACGGGCTACACGTATGTCTCTCCGCGCGGCGAAATGAAGGTCGTTCGTGGCTCCAACAGCTTTTCTACAACCCACAAATTCCAGGGAGTGTTGCCCTATCTACCGGATAACGGTACCGCGAACACCCTGAGCAAAACCCAGCTGGCCGCCTACGTGAATGAGGCCAACACCAGGGCGACCCTCAACCCCACAGGGGACTCCTACTGGGTCGGCAAGGGTCTGGGCAAGCTGGCCGAGCTGGTGCCGCTGGCAGCGCAGGTCGGCAATACAGCCGCGCAGAACGCCTTCCTGGACGCTATTCAGCGGGTACTACAGGACTGGCTCGATGGCAGCGGCAGCAACCTGTTCTATTACAACGCCACCTGGGGCACACTGATCGGCTACCCCCAGGGGTACGGCAGCGAGGAGGAACTGAACGACCACCACTTCCATTGGGGCTACTTCATCAAGGCGGCTGCAGTGCTGCAGCAGTATCGCCCGACTTGGGCCTCTGGCACCACGCCGCAGGGACGTACCTGGGGCGCGAGCGTCAATGATCTGATTATGGACGCGGCCAACTGGACGACCACCACCAGCCAGTTTCCGCGCCTGCGCAACTTTGATCCCTACGCTGGTCATTCCTGGGCTGCAGGGCACTCCGGGTTTGCGGCAGGAAATAATCAGGAATCCTCCAGTGAGGACATGAATTTTTCCTCTGCCCTGATCAACTGGGGATCAGTCACCGGCAACACGGCAGTGCGGGACCTGGGTATCTTTCTGTACACCAACGAAACGGCAGCTATAGAGCAGTACTGGTTCAACCAGGGAGGAGGAGTATTTCCGGCCGGGTTCAACAAACCTGCCGTGGGGATGGTCTGGGGAGACGGCGGAGCGTATTCGACATGGTTCAGTGCCGAGAAGGAAGCCATACAGGGCATCAATCTGCTGCCCATCCAGGCGGGCAGCCTCTACCTGGGCCGTAACCCGGCGTACCTGAAGACCAATTACGACTTCCTGGGCCGGGAGCCAAATTCCTGGAAGGACATCTTCTGGTCGGTGTACGCCATGTTTGACGCGGCGGGTGCCCTTTCGAAGTTCGGCAGCGGCAGTTATACCCCGGAAGATGGCGAGACGAAAGCCCACACCTATCAGTTCCTGCACAGCCTCAATGCTATGGGGCAGGTAGACACCAGTGTTACCGCGAACGTGCCCAACTACGCAGTATTCAAGAAAGGCACCGCCCGCACTTATGCCGCCTACAATCCCACCGCAAGTCCCATCACCGTGACCTTTTCAGACGGCGCCACGCTGACGGTCCCGGCCCGTCAGGTGGTGTCGTCCCGTGGATCAGGCACAACGCCCTGCTCGACAGACGCGGCCGCGCCGTCTGTCCCGGGCGCCGTGTCTTCTGCCGCTCAGACGTCCAGTTCCGTCAGCCTGTCGTGGGGGGCGGCCAGCGACAACTGCGGAGTCGCTGCCTACGAGGTCTACACGAACGGCGCCCTGAAAGCCACAGCGAGCGGCACTGGGACAACCATCAGTGGTCTGAATACCGATACCGCCTACCAGTTCAAGGTGCGGGCCCGGGACGCCCAGGGCAACCTCGGGCCATTTACAGCCGAAATCAGCGTAAGAACCCAGACTGGGGATGCGCCCACCGCCTCATTGCCAGGAACAGTGACCACCAGCG contains the following coding sequences:
- a CDS encoding glycosyl hydrolase gives rise to the protein MSKGHAHFVVLVGLSLMLSACGNAAPQSGDVPSSFLRPLDYSTTAPPGTRGGPTNTSGVLLTPAWTANASSKGKAPTNEFWSSILFKRNAGNTYSENMFAHPLALHARSGGLELSYPNRSQIGGAPGLEKYEYPYTPDLTLGIAGLNSPDTKTDDFGDWTTTALWNDGARTLRATFGHGLPFVYATKSGGDAQITFVATPTVWANQGNVLGITINGRHYGIFAPAGAAWSVNNTVATSSLAGKDYYSVAVLPDASTTTLNDFRTYAYNFVTGSQVGWTYNPGTATLTTTFNVSTAAKEGNATGTLMALYRHQWMNSSSVNTGYTYVSPRGEMKVVRGSNSFSTTHKFQGVLPYLPDNGTANTLSKTQLAAYVNEANTRATLNPTGDSYWVGKGLGKLAELVPLAAQVGNTAAQNAFLDAIQRVLQDWLDGSGSNLFYYNATWGTLIGYPQGYGSEEELNDHHFHWGYFIKAAAVLQQYRPTWASGTTPQGRTWGASVNDLIMDAANWTTTTSQFPRLRNFDPYAGHSWAAGHSGFAAGNNQESSSEDMNFSSALINWGSVTGNTAVRDLGIFLYTNETAAIEQYWFNQGGGVFPAGFNKPAVGMVWGDGGAYSTWFSAEKEAIQGINLLPIQAGSLYLGRNPAYLKTNYDFLGREPNSWKDIFWSVYAMFDAAGALSKFGSGSYTPEDGETKAHTYQFLHSLNAMGQVDTSVTANVPNYAVFKKGTARTYAAYNPTASPITVTFSDGATLTVPARQVVSSRGSGTTPCSTDAAAPSVPGAVSSAAQTSSSVSLSWGAASDNCGVAAYEVYTNGALKATASGTGTTISGLNTDTAYQFKVRARDAQGNLGPFTAEISVRTQTGDAPTASLPGTVTTSAGAIAAGSSKTFPVTITSAGTYRLSLQSTSSLNSRLINVAFAGSNYDLAADAGKTVIADFPNVASGSGAVVVTARSEGVSIGQISGANLSAPSDPCASDTTAPGTPGSLTAVDRTSSSVTLSWTASSDNCGVSGYEVYLNGALRTTVSGAGTTIGGLSAGTAYTFTVRARDAQGNVSPFTSDLNVTTASAAIPVPGVISTNVGTISNGASRSFDLNVSVAGNLRFLITNASSAASSALTVSFNGRSVPLSIGAGQTIPVDFAGVQAGPRTLSVTANSAGVAVGKLEALAY